The following are encoded in a window of Candidatus Omnitrophota bacterium genomic DNA:
- the rsmH gene encoding 16S rRNA (cytosine(1402)-N(4))-methyltransferase RsmH: MHKSVLLSEALENLNCRNGSVVLDCTLGCAGHAVEILKKISPDGMLIGLDADNLAVNKSAEILREFGKNFRLFNENFCCFDKVLASLGIGQVDAVLFDLGISSLQLDDGQRGFSFSNSGPLDMRLDRTKGRPLWEMLETMTENQIGNIIRTFGEERYWRTISRAIVEAGRISPIYDSGRLAAVITNAVGRKYAQRINPATRAFQAFRIFVNDELKSIESALLKVPGFLKKNGRIVAISFHSLEDRIVKHTLRAFAKDGLLRVITKKPIRPREEEIVLNPRARSAKMRSAERI; encoded by the coding sequence GTGCATAAAAGCGTATTATTAAGCGAAGCCCTGGAAAATTTAAATTGTAGAAACGGTAGCGTGGTGCTTGACTGCACCTTAGGTTGTGCCGGGCATGCCGTTGAGATACTGAAAAAGATTTCGCCCGATGGGATGCTTATAGGTTTAGATGCCGATAATTTGGCTGTTAATAAATCGGCTGAAATACTAAGAGAGTTTGGAAAAAATTTCCGTCTTTTTAATGAAAACTTCTGCTGTTTTGACAAGGTATTGGCATCTCTGGGTATTGGACAGGTTGACGCAGTGCTTTTTGACCTTGGCATATCATCATTGCAATTAGATGACGGGCAAAGGGGTTTTAGCTTTTCAAACAGCGGGCCCCTGGATATGCGCCTTGACAGGACAAAAGGCCGGCCTTTATGGGAAATGCTTGAAACAATGACTGAAAATCAGATAGGCAATATAATCAGGACATTTGGAGAAGAAAGGTACTGGCGGACGATATCAAGAGCGATTGTGGAAGCCGGAAGGATATCGCCTATATATGATTCAGGCAGATTGGCCGCGGTCATAACAAATGCCGTAGGGCGGAAATACGCTCAAAGGATAAACCCCGCCACGAGGGCGTTTCAGGCTTTCAGGATATTTGTTAACGATGAATTAAAGTCCATAGAAAGCGCCTTGTTAAAGGTCCCCGGTTTTTTAAAAAAGAACGGCCGGATTGTGGCGATATCGTTTCATTCCCTTGAGGATAGAATAGTTAAACATACCCTTAGGGCGTTTGCCAAAGACGGTTTGTTGAGAGTTATTACAAAAAAGCCTATACGGCCGCGCGAAGAAGAGATAGTTTTAAACCCCAGAGCCAGAAGCGCGAAAATGCGCTCGGCTGAAAGGATATAA
- a CDS encoding type IV pilus twitching motility protein PilT has translation MDQLRQLLELMNNLKASDLIFAAGAPPMLRLRGEMQSIKYQNPMKSDEIEQLLASVLTEEQMLRFKKDKELDASFGVEGISRFRLNAYYQRSSIGMAIRLIPFDIPKIKDLGLPEMVVDFVNKPNGLILVTGPTGSGKSTTLSSMLEHINERRRCHIITIEDPIEFIHSHKKSIVDQREIGSDTSSFSEALRHVLRESPDVIMIGEMRDLDTISTALTLAETGHLILATLHTHSSTHAISRIMDVFLAEQQQQVRIQLASVLVGVIVQELLPRKDKDSLVLAYEIMNVNPAIRHLIRENNLHQLYSAIQTGAKDGMITLNGSLARLVMENVIDEDIAMQRSNDPKELEGLIQRMRG, from the coding sequence ATGGATCAGTTAAGACAGCTGCTTGAGTTGATGAACAACCTTAAGGCGTCGGACCTTATCTTTGCCGCCGGCGCGCCTCCGATGCTGCGTTTAAGAGGAGAGATGCAGTCTATCAAATATCAGAATCCGATGAAATCCGATGAGATTGAGCAGTTGCTTGCCTCGGTACTGACAGAAGAACAGATGCTGCGTTTTAAAAAAGACAAGGAGTTGGACGCGTCATTCGGTGTTGAAGGTATCAGCCGTTTCAGGCTGAATGCCTATTACCAAAGGAGCTCAATAGGTATGGCCATCAGGCTTATACCATTTGATATACCGAAAATCAAGGATTTGGGCCTGCCTGAAATGGTAGTTGATTTTGTAAATAAACCTAACGGGCTTATTCTTGTGACAGGGCCTACCGGCAGTGGAAAGTCTACCACGCTTTCAAGCATGCTTGAGCATATAAATGAAAGACGGCGTTGCCATATTATCACCATAGAAGACCCTATTGAGTTTATCCATTCGCATAAGAAATCTATTGTAGATCAGCGCGAGATCGGCAGTGATACTTCGTCTTTCAGCGAAGCCCTGCGGCATGTATTGCGTGAATCACCGGATGTCATTATGATCGGCGAGATGAGGGACCTTGACACGATAAGCACGGCGCTTACGCTTGCTGAAACAGGGCATTTGATACTTGCGACACTGCACACTCACAGCTCTACACACGCAATCAGCCGTATAATGGATGTTTTTTTGGCCGAGCAACAACAGCAAGTGCGTATACAGCTTGCCTCCGTGCTTGTCGGAGTTATTGTCCAGGAGCTTTTACCGAGAAAAGATAAAGACTCTTTAGTGTTGGCATACGAGATCATGAATGTTAACCCCGCGATAAGGCATCTTATACGCGAAAATAATCTGCATCAGCTTTATTCCGCTATACAGACAGGCGCCAAAGACGGTATGATAACCTTGAACGGGTCTCTCGCAAGGCTGGTAATGGAAAATGTTATTGACGAGGATATTGCCATGCAGAGGTCTAATGACCCGAAGGAATTAGAGGGCCTTATCCAGCGTATGAGAGGCTAA
- a CDS encoding NCS2 family permease — MIEKLFKLKENNTDVRTEVIAGITTFMTMAYIICVQPAILSTVGMDFKSVMVATCLASAIGCFLMALLANYPIALAPAMGHNVYFTYVACPFIAGLLGADSRVLPWQAALGAVFISGVIFILCALFGFRENIIKAVPLSLRHAITVGIGLLIAMIGFEWSGLTIPDPVVYVKLGSFKNPAVLLSIFGVMSISALLVLNVRGAMLIGMLLTAFLGSMLGLLEYKGIVSPVPSIMPTFMKLNIKSVLGIGFLEIIFVFFFLDLFDTVGTLIGVGEKGGFTKNGELPRARGALLADAAATVAGAGLGTSTVSSYIESVAGISSGGRTGLTSIVTGVLMVLAVFFHPIVSMVGGGYRVSENHFLYPVVAPAMIIVGVMMMSSVRNIDWDRYSESIPSFLTIAAMPFCGFSITEGIAFGFISYVLLNIIAGRARAIHPLLYVFSVLFIIRYAYLNA, encoded by the coding sequence ATGATTGAGAAGTTATTTAAATTAAAAGAAAATAATACGGATGTTCGGACAGAGGTCATAGCCGGTATCACGACTTTTATGACAATGGCTTATATCATCTGCGTTCAACCGGCTATTCTCTCAACGGTCGGTATGGATTTTAAATCCGTTATGGTGGCAACCTGTCTTGCCAGCGCGATCGGGTGCTTTCTTATGGCATTGCTGGCTAATTATCCCATAGCGTTAGCGCCGGCCATGGGACACAATGTTTATTTCACGTATGTGGCATGTCCTTTTATCGCCGGTCTTTTAGGCGCAGATTCCCGCGTACTGCCCTGGCAGGCCGCTCTCGGCGCAGTGTTTATATCAGGCGTGATTTTTATCCTATGCGCTTTGTTCGGTTTCCGAGAGAACATAATAAAGGCTGTGCCGTTAAGCTTAAGGCACGCTATTACCGTTGGGATAGGGCTTCTTATAGCCATGATAGGTTTTGAATGGTCAGGACTTACGATACCGGACCCGGTAGTATATGTAAAGCTGGGAAGCTTTAAAAATCCTGCCGTACTGCTGTCTATATTCGGGGTCATGTCAATATCCGCCCTGCTTGTTCTCAATGTCAGAGGGGCTATGCTTATAGGAATGTTATTAACGGCATTTCTTGGTTCTATGCTCGGGTTGTTGGAATATAAAGGTATCGTCAGTCCCGTGCCCTCAATAATGCCCACATTCATGAAACTGAATATAAAATCGGTATTAGGCATCGGTTTTTTAGAGATAATATTCGTTTTTTTCTTTTTAGATCTTTTTGACACGGTTGGCACGTTGATTGGCGTCGGCGAAAAAGGGGGTTTTACGAAAAATGGAGAATTACCCAGGGCCAGAGGCGCTTTATTGGCCGACGCAGCCGCCACGGTTGCCGGTGCCGGGCTTGGCACGTCAACGGTATCTAGTTATATTGAATCGGTTGCGGGTATATCCTCCGGGGGCAGGACAGGTTTGACGAGTATTGTTACGGGCGTGCTTATGGTCTTGGCGGTTTTTTTTCATCCGATTGTGAGCATGGTGGGAGGCGGATACAGGGTTTCTGAAAACCATTTTTTATATCCTGTAGTGGCGCCCGCCATGATAATAGTTGGTGTTATGATGATGTCAAGCGTTCGTAATATTGATTGGGACAGGTATTCGGAATCAATACCATCGTTTCTTACCATCGCGGCGATGCCCTTTTGCGGTTTTAGCATAACCGAGGGCATTGCTTTTGGTTTTATATCTTATGTATTGCTCAACATTATCGCCGGCAGGGCAAGGGCGATCCATCCGCTGTTGTACGTTTTTTCAGTATTATTCATAATAAGGTATGCGTATCTCAATGCGTAA
- a CDS encoding penicillin-binding transpeptidase domain-containing protein, with translation MHIFFYKKALHLSRMQHMVRIELEPKRGDILDRKMRKLALSLKVDSVYAIARDVKEKRKAARSLSRALNQSEDFLYERLNRDKMFVWLARKISQEQSDKVKNLNIKGVQIIDETKRFYPNAGLACQTIGFSGIDNNGLEGIEAYYDKYLAGKKGYRVSIRDAKGREVQAFGNRHVPSINGFSVILTIDEVIQHIAEKSLAKIVAKHRANAGVALVMDPNNGDVLALAVRPSYDLNRFGTASSAQKRNRAIADYYEPGSVFKVVTAAACIDSGKVSLNDKFFCENGSWAIAGRTLHDHRGHGELTFKEVIEQSSNIGTVKAAIKLGDKDLYKYIRSFGFGSPTGVELHGEISGMLRPLNSWTKGSIAAIPIGHEIGVTMIQLAAGVSAVANGGVLFKPRIVSGIIDEDGAFIRQYYPEQVRRVIGKDTARQLRAVMKSVIETGTGSKAKLTRYAAGGKTGTAQKIEPSGKYSHRDYVASFVGFAPTDNPAITVCVMIDTPRNGYYGGTVAAPVFRDICDATLRYLRTEQEGEDEA, from the coding sequence ATGCACATATTTTTTTATAAAAAAGCGCTTCATCTGTCCCGTATGCAGCACATGGTCCGTATTGAACTTGAGCCGAAACGGGGAGATATATTGGACAGAAAAATGCGTAAACTCGCCTTAAGCCTTAAAGTTGATTCGGTTTATGCCATAGCCAGAGACGTAAAGGAGAAACGCAAGGCGGCCAGATCGCTTTCCAGGGCTTTGAATCAAAGCGAGGATTTTTTATATGAAAGGCTTAACCGTGATAAGATGTTTGTCTGGCTTGCGCGTAAGATTTCACAGGAGCAGTCGGACAAGGTAAAAAATCTTAATATCAAAGGCGTGCAGATTATTGATGAGACAAAACGTTTTTATCCGAATGCCGGGCTGGCGTGCCAGACCATAGGTTTTTCCGGTATTGACAATAATGGGCTGGAGGGGATTGAAGCTTACTATGATAAATATTTAGCCGGGAAAAAGGGTTATAGGGTAAGCATCAGAGACGCAAAGGGCAGAGAAGTCCAGGCCTTTGGCAATAGACATGTTCCTTCTATCAACGGGTTTAGCGTTATTTTGACAATAGATGAGGTTATTCAGCACATAGCTGAAAAATCATTGGCCAAGATAGTGGCCAAACACCGGGCAAACGCGGGCGTTGCCCTAGTCATGGATCCGAATAACGGAGATGTCCTTGCCCTCGCGGTACGGCCATCGTATGACCTTAACCGGTTTGGCACGGCCTCAAGCGCGCAGAAAAGAAACCGCGCGATCGCGGATTATTATGAACCGGGTTCCGTGTTTAAGGTTGTGACTGCCGCCGCCTGTATTGATTCCGGAAAGGTTTCGTTAAATGACAAATTTTTTTGTGAAAACGGTTCTTGGGCCATAGCAGGCAGGACATTACACGATCACCGCGGCCACGGTGAGTTGACTTTTAAAGAAGTGATAGAGCAATCATCTAATATCGGGACGGTAAAAGCCGCTATTAAACTTGGCGATAAGGATTTGTATAAATACATACGGAGTTTTGGATTCGGCTCTCCTACGGGGGTAGAGTTGCACGGTGAAATTAGCGGAATGCTGCGGCCCTTAAATTCATGGACAAAAGGCTCCATAGCGGCTATTCCCATAGGGCATGAAATAGGAGTTACGATGATCCAGCTTGCCGCGGGGGTCTCTGCCGTAGCCAACGGCGGGGTATTATTTAAACCGCGTATAGTAAGCGGTATTATAGATGAAGACGGCGCGTTTATCAGGCAGTATTATCCCGAACAGGTAAGGCGCGTTATCGGTAAAGACACGGCCCGGCAATTAAGGGCCGTCATGAAATCCGTTATTGAGACAGGAACCGGCAGTAAGGCAAAGCTTACGCGTTACGCCGCGGGAGGAAAAACAGGTACCGCGCAAAAAATAGAGCCTTCGGGAAAATACTCACACAGAGATTACGTAGCGTCCTTTGTCGGTTTTGCCCCCACTGATAATCCCGCTATAACCGTATGCGTTATGATTGATACTCCCCGTAATGGTTATTATGGCGGCACGGTTGCGGCCCCTGTATTCAGGGATATATGTGACGCCACATTAAGGTATCTTCGGACTGAACAGGAGGGCGAGGATGAGGCTTAA
- a CDS encoding ribonuclease HI family protein, translated as MKKTKRDFLSLYVDGAARGNPGPAGVGIILEDEDRQVVGNIDKFIGNATNNVAEYTALITGMEEARRLGAKAISINTDSELLAKQLSGEYKVKNPVLKGLHEKARKALVHFDKVIVNNIPREQNKGADKLANKAIDAAMPPKSGRSFVLK; from the coding sequence ATGAAGAAGACAAAGCGTGATTTTTTATCTTTATATGTTGACGGCGCCGCGCGCGGAAACCCCGGTCCGGCGGGAGTGGGTATAATCCTTGAGGATGAAGACAGGCAGGTTGTAGGAAATATTGATAAATTTATAGGAAATGCTACCAATAATGTGGCCGAATACACGGCTCTTATCACCGGCATGGAAGAGGCCCGCAGATTAGGCGCTAAAGCTATTTCAATTAATACGGACAGCGAATTGCTGGCAAAACAATTATCAGGAGAATACAAGGTAAAAAACCCCGTGCTTAAAGGCCTGCATGAGAAAGCAAGGAAGGCCCTTGTTCATTTTGACAAGGTGATAGTCAATAATATCCCGAGAGAGCAGAACAAGGGCGCTGATAAACTGGCGAACAAGGCCATAGATGCCGCAATGCCGCCAAAGAGCGGCAGGTCTTTTGTTTTAAAATAA
- a CDS encoding C4-type zinc ribbon domain-containing protein has translation MSNELDIPQQTEFLIKLQDIDIQIYKMKAELDDRPGQIVLLKASLESKKLGVKKAEDNLKALQLEHKGKEVSLGSKESEIKKLEAQLYQIKTNKEYTAMINEIGSRKADNSLLEEEIINLMDTIDQAKKTLESEKEKFSQESKKTEEQTALVEKDISNIKSDIEQLNAKRQQIVPLLDGKLLAEYERILLGRDGQALARIVNGACGGCYMHMPSQVINEIKMKQAIIKCENCQRMLYITDEEDKA, from the coding sequence ATGTCTAATGAATTAGATATTCCACAGCAAACGGAATTCCTTATAAAACTTCAGGATATAGATATTCAGATTTACAAAATGAAAGCAGAACTTGACGACAGGCCCGGACAGATTGTTTTGCTCAAGGCCTCGCTTGAGTCCAAAAAATTAGGCGTCAAGAAAGCCGAAGACAATCTTAAGGCGCTGCAGCTTGAGCACAAGGGAAAAGAGGTGTCCTTGGGCTCAAAGGAGTCGGAGATAAAAAAACTGGAAGCACAGCTATACCAGATAAAGACAAATAAAGAATACACGGCTATGATTAATGAGATAGGCAGCCGGAAGGCGGATAATTCTCTGCTTGAGGAAGAGATAATCAACCTTATGGATACTATTGATCAGGCAAAAAAGACACTGGAATCTGAAAAAGAAAAATTCAGCCAAGAATCAAAAAAAACAGAAGAGCAGACAGCCTTGGTTGAGAAAGATATAAGCAATATCAAATCGGACATTGAGCAGTTGAACGCCAAAAGACAGCAGATAGTTCCGCTATTAGACGGTAAACTCTTAGCCGAATACGAGCGCATACTTTTAGGCAGGGACGGCCAGGCGCTTGCCCGTATCGTGAACGGAGCCTGCGGAGGATGCTATATGCATATGCCCTCGCAGGTTATCAACGAGATCAAAATGAAGCAGGCTATCATAAAATGCGAAAACTGCCAGCGGATGCTTTATATAACCGATGAAGAAGACAAAGCGTGA
- the mraZ gene encoding division/cell wall cluster transcriptional repressor MraZ — MFYGEFEHTLDRKGRLIIPSKFRDALKEAYAEKLYMTRGLDKCLFVFTEEEWKMQESKFRSMPFTKSEHRKFNRIIFSGAQDITPDKQGRILLPGYLKEYALIKKDVVFIGVSNRIEIWSRDLWKNFYADSKESFEEIAENLINE, encoded by the coding sequence ATGTTTTATGGTGAATTTGAACATACGCTGGACCGCAAGGGCCGTTTAATAATACCTTCCAAATTCCGGGACGCCTTAAAAGAGGCGTACGCGGAAAAGCTGTATATGACACGCGGACTTGATAAATGCCTTTTCGTTTTTACTGAAGAAGAATGGAAAATGCAGGAGTCAAAGTTTCGTTCCATGCCTTTTACAAAATCAGAACACCGTAAATTTAACCGTATAATATTTTCAGGAGCCCAGGACATTACCCCTGATAAGCAGGGCCGTATACTCTTGCCGGGGTATCTGAAAGAATACGCCTTAATAAAAAAAGATGTTGTTTTTATCGGCGTATCTAATAGAATAGAGATATGGTCACGCGACCTATGGAAGAATTTTTACGCTGATTCAAAAGAATCGTTTGAAGAAATAGCCGAGAATCTTATCAACGAGTAA
- a CDS encoding M48 family metalloprotease: MMSWHKLISLLLFFCLYHINFVYPYSEYNLATGKEETLLIPIEKEIEMGRSISEQVEKKYKLDENYLNQEKVARIGQMIALVSDRKELVFRFRVLDVDDTENAFALPGGYIYIFKALLEKLDDDEIAAILAHEVGHVCARHSIKRLQDSIGYQVMQILVVSGAKDSYTKYKAGEALGHLMLANSREHEYEADALAVKYLKKTEIDPNAMVRAIDKLIKWQMAGKTGPKRYWYTHPYLSARRAKINEEILGHMTFQDYMNVTDEENYVVPY, from the coding sequence ATGATGTCCTGGCATAAGCTTATAAGCCTGCTGTTGTTTTTTTGCCTGTATCATATCAATTTTGTTTACCCCTATTCTGAATATAATCTTGCTACCGGAAAAGAAGAAACCCTGTTGATACCCATTGAAAAAGAAATAGAGATGGGCCGGTCCATATCCGAACAGGTGGAAAAAAAATATAAACTTGACGAAAATTATCTGAACCAGGAAAAGGTTGCCAGGATAGGGCAGATGATAGCGCTTGTTTCTGACAGGAAAGAGCTTGTATTCAGGTTCCGGGTCCTTGATGTTGATGATACGGAAAATGCCTTTGCCCTGCCCGGCGGCTATATCTATATATTTAAGGCCCTTCTTGAAAAACTTGATGATGATGAAATAGCCGCCATATTGGCCCACGAAGTGGGACACGTCTGTGCCCGGCACAGCATAAAGAGGCTTCAGGACAGCATAGGCTACCAGGTAATGCAGATACTCGTTGTAAGCGGGGCCAAAGATTCTTACACAAAATACAAGGCAGGAGAAGCTCTGGGCCATTTGATGCTCGCCAACAGCAGGGAACATGAGTATGAGGCTGATGCCCTGGCCGTTAAATATCTCAAAAAAACAGAGATAGATCCCAATGCCATGGTCAGGGCGATTGATAAGCTCATCAAGTGGCAGATGGCAGGTAAAACCGGCCCGAAGCGTTACTGGTATACGCATCCGTATCTTTCGGCCAGAAGGGCTAAGATAAACGAAGAGATACTTGGGCATATGACATTTCAAGACTATATGAATGTGACGGACGAAGAAAATTATGTCGTTCCTTATTGA
- a CDS encoding UDP-N-acetylmuramoyl-L-alanyl-D-glutamate--2,6-diaminopimelate ligase, translating to MRLNPLLRGIDSCLVKGAREIDIDSISYNSKQVKSRGMFFAFEGASLNGYDYIDEAIERGAVCIAAEKDFITYKNITKVIVKDIRGSCARIAANFYNHPSGRMNVTGITGTNGKTTILYMVSALLNKAGMECGMIGTVNYKIGPRLIPAVNTTPSSIMLQMLLSDMEASGINNCAMEVSSHALDQSRVDAITFNRAIFTNLTGEHLDYHKDMETYFQAKRKLFYMLKKDGRSIINIDDTYGCLLANELKSDTLTYGIKGRADIKACGISQTSDRTSFKVCTPNESFCIDSPLIGEHNIYNMLSAIAFAVSIGLSSGCIKTAMKEFKPAPGRMERIAPCRGGVSVFVDYAHTDNALLNVLTALAQIKQKRIITVFGCGGNRDKQKRPRMAKVAAELSDLVVITSDNPRDEEPEAIIDDIKKGLPRDFKDYKVITDRREAIHHALAGAQRGDIVLIAGKGHENYQVAKDVTTAFDDRKVARQAMEGLGLSESFV from the coding sequence ATGAGGCTTAACCCGCTTCTTAGAGGAATTGATTCCTGCCTTGTCAAAGGCGCCAGAGAAATTGATATTGATTCTATATCGTATAATTCCAAGCAGGTTAAGAGCAGGGGCATGTTTTTCGCCTTTGAGGGCGCTTCACTGAATGGTTATGATTATATTGATGAGGCGATAGAGCGCGGAGCTGTCTGCATCGCAGCAGAAAAGGATTTTATAACATACAAGAATATTACCAAGGTAATAGTCAAGGACATAAGGGGCTCATGCGCCAGGATAGCCGCCAATTTTTATAACCATCCTTCTGGCAGGATGAACGTAACGGGTATTACCGGAACTAACGGCAAAACCACTATACTGTATATGGTTTCAGCCTTATTGAATAAGGCTGGGATGGAATGCGGTATGATAGGTACCGTGAATTATAAAATAGGCCCAAGGCTGATACCGGCTGTCAATACGACGCCGTCTTCTATCATGTTGCAAATGTTGTTAAGCGATATGGAGGCTTCGGGGATAAATAACTGCGCCATGGAGGTTTCAAGCCACGCTCTGGACCAGTCCCGCGTTGACGCGATTACGTTTAACAGGGCAATATTCACAAATCTTACAGGCGAGCATCTTGATTATCATAAAGATATGGAAACATATTTTCAGGCAAAGCGCAAACTCTTTTATATGCTCAAGAAAGACGGCCGCAGTATTATAAATATAGATGACACTTACGGCTGTTTGCTTGCCAATGAACTAAAGTCCGATACGCTGACCTACGGCATAAAAGGCCGTGCCGATATAAAAGCCTGCGGGATATCCCAGACGTCGGATAGGACAAGTTTTAAGGTCTGCACGCCAAACGAGTCGTTTTGCATAGATAGCCCTCTCATTGGAGAGCATAATATATACAATATGCTCTCCGCTATAGCCTTTGCTGTTTCCATCGGCCTATCGTCAGGCTGTATTAAAACCGCGATGAAAGAGTTCAAGCCCGCGCCGGGCAGGATGGAGAGAATAGCCCCCTGCCGCGGCGGCGTATCGGTTTTTGTTGACTACGCCCACACGGATAACGCGCTTCTTAACGTGCTGACAGCGCTTGCGCAGATAAAACAGAAAAGAATTATAACCGTATTTGGCTGTGGAGGCAACAGGGACAAACAAAAGAGGCCGAGAATGGCCAAAGTAGCCGCCGAGTTGTCGGATCTTGTGGTGATAACGAGCGATAACCCGCGCGATGAAGAACCCGAGGCGATAATAGATGATATAAAAAAAGGCCTGCCCCGTGATTTTAAGGATTATAAGGTAATTACTGACCGCAGAGAGGCTATCCATCACGCTTTGGCCGGGGCGCAAAGAGGAGATATCGTGCTTATAGCAGGCAAAGGGCATGAGAACTATCAGGTCGCAAAAGATGTTACGACGGCTTTTGACGATAG
- a CDS encoding thermonuclease family protein translates to MRNLVFSVLVTALTPFFFCGCAGIDAGPYRARVVYVYDGDTVKLDNEERVRYLGIDTPEMNYKNPPAEYLAEQAKEFNSRLVKGKNVRLEFDTVRRDKYNRLLAYVYVDKTFVNAELIKAGYAKVYIIPPNTKYADDFLSLQRRSKNERKGIWAY, encoded by the coding sequence ATGCGTAATCTTGTTTTTTCTGTGCTGGTTACGGCGCTGACGCCATTTTTTTTCTGCGGGTGCGCGGGCATTGACGCCGGCCCATACCGGGCAAGGGTTGTCTATGTTTATGATGGAGATACCGTAAAACTTGACAATGAAGAAAGGGTCAGGTATCTCGGTATTGATACGCCTGAAATGAATTATAAAAATCCGCCTGCTGAATATCTTGCCGAACAGGCAAAGGAATTTAATTCGCGTCTTGTAAAAGGTAAGAATGTCCGCCTGGAATTTGACACTGTCAGAAGAGACAAATACAACAGGCTTCTTGCTTATGTCTATGTTGATAAAACGTTTGTCAACGCGGAGTTGATTAAAGCCGGTTATGCCAAGGTATATATTATCCCGCCAAATACAAAATATGCCGACGATTTTTTAAGCCTTCAACGCCGTTCAAAAAATGAAAGAAAAGGTATCTGGGCCTATTAG